CATCATTGATATTTCTAGTGTTCTCGAATGGCCTGTTAAAACAAAATTTTTTGCCGACGATTGCTTACTTTATTCCACCATGGCAGATAAAACCGATCAAAGGAAAATTAACCGATGCCCCCAAGGTTTATATGACTGGTGCATAAAATGGTAAATGGAAATAAATTACTCGAAATCGACGTTTGCTCatataacaagaaagaaaacctGCGCTTTCCTTTGACTATAAAATTGGTGACAACCCTTTGTTGAATGCACGTAGCTTTAGATATTTAGGGGTGATCATTCATCATGATCTGTACTGGCGTCTTCAGGTGGAAGAGGTCTGCTCTAGGGCTTACCGAAAACTCTGATTTTTGAGAACAAAGTTGCATCATGCACCAAAAAGCTTGAAGTTAATTGTGTACGAAACATTTGTCCGCCCGGTTTTGGAGTACGCCTCCTCCGTTTGGAGCCCTCATCAACTGTACTTGCGAGATAAACTCGAAAAAATTCAGAGAACCGCTGTGCGTTTTGTTTGTTCGCGTTATTGGAGAACCGATTCTGAACAGTCACGTTGAAATGTTGCGACCTGGAACTGCTAGAAACAAGACGAGAAAAACAACAAATGAAATTGTTTTTCCATTTCCAATAAACAAGGAAACGTACATTCGTCCCCCTCTAAAACACAGTGCGCGTTTAAATCACAGTACTAGTATACAGCCTTATAAAACACTCCTTGATAGTTTCCAACGCTCGTTCTTTCATTCGTGTATTAACATATGGAATATCCTTCCGGGCTGCACTGTAACAGCACAAAATGTTAAAGAATTTTATACTCAGCTAGAATTGTATTACAGGCAACGGGATACTTAAGAATGGATCATGCTTTCTGTTATCTCTTGCATTTCTAACAGTCCTTACACGTGTATACTTTGTTCATTTTTCCTATAATTTGTGTTTGACAATGCTTAATGTTGTTGTATTGTCGGTGATGATATTTATGGTTTCTTTGACAATTCCTCTCCTGTAATGGTCCTCAAGTGAGAGCTACAGaattcctaaataaataaataaatgagcaaGAACatactttttaacagcggagctgtttaaggtcgacgtTGAGCCGTGCCGAGCGTACGCCAAGAATCGGCGCAGCTGGTTGAGAAGCGCGCGCCGGGGCGCAGGTGTTTGGAGAGCGGCGAGCGTGTGAGAGGAGGAAGACCAACACCCCCTAGACTATTTCTAGGGGGTGTTGGGAAGACGCGCGCTGAGCAGCAGGTGGATGGAGCTAAAGAGAGGGTAGCGCTGACGTAGTGGTGGAGAGATCGAGGGAGAGTGTGCGCCAAGCAGTAGTTGAGGCGGAGCttaagcgagagagagagagagaagtcatgaCGTAACCATAACGAGCAGGGTTCTCCTGAGCTGAAGAGAGCGTGCGCTGGCGGCGCAGTCATTCTGCCTTGAGCATGACTAGGACGAAGAAGCAGATTTCTCCCAAGAAGAAGAGgcgcggcgtcaacggcgtcgtgATGCTACTCGGGAGCGGCTTCAATGACTGCGCGCAGATCCGAAATTCAGAGcaagggctgctgaagcaaagcgacgGAGGATGGTTGCAGATCCAGAGTTTACAGTGAGATAAGCTGCGTCTCGGCAACGCTACGAAGAAGCTCACCGTGAAGATAGACAAATCGATgttaaagcaaagttaaagctaagtaaaagcaaAAGTCAAAGCTAAGTAAAAATTCAAGTTAACGCTAAGTATAAGCCAAGTCgcatggtatattttaactgcgctaacccacacggacaaggacgaggcagacaagacgtccgtgtgggttagcgcagttaaaatataccatgcatgtcaaccaaccagcccgacttggagctctacatAAGCCAAGTTATAGCTAAGTAAAAGCTAGTATAAgccacaagctccgctgtttcatcagccTTCGCGACGTGAAATCTGTGAAGCtggctaatttttttttattcttcttttatCATTTGTGAGTAATTGTTACGTTATATATCCAACTGTTTTCTTCAATTGCTTGTTTTCTGTGCCTGAACGCTTGTATGCACATCGTAGCAAACGTCTAGTCGCGCCTACTGCACTGCTCGTCAATTTAATGTAAACGCCAAGTCATTGTGTATGTGTGTTCATATGTTCTCGTCTGCTCATTTCTTCGTGTCATTTCTGTATGTTCATTAGGCATTGAAATGTTGCGGGAAAACCGGCGACATTTACCAGCATTTCCAATATCATCAGATAAACAACTCACCTGGAGAGAGTCGAGTGCCGATTCTTCCACTTGCTTGCCGTTAACACGGGCGACACTAAGCAAGATTTTTTTCGCTCTATCGGTCCGTCCTTTCGACAGCAGCCACCTGGTTGATTCCGGTATGAAACTTCGAGAAgaacaaaaacacacaaaaaaattgttATCCGCGACATTCGATTGAAATTACCCGCTTATGTAGATTTTCTGCGAGGCCCATATTTTCTCTTTCATCACCTTCTGTTCACGTTTTTATTGAACTGTAAACTTTATACCTATAAGTATCCGGGAGTACGCGACAAGGTGGGAACGGTTGGCTGCTTGAAATTTGGGCAAACAAATTTCTGGCCTCAGAAGTACTCAAAGTTGTCCCATGACTTAGCGCAAGCTcctcgcttttttctttctttctttctttttttcacgcttGTTTCTCCACTGCTCATTTAAATATTGAGAATACTGGGGTCTTTTCAAAACTCCATTGATGTTCGAAGTAATACATCTAGAAGTCAGCGACATACATGTAGATGTTAACGGCATCAAATAATTAACGTTTGTTGATCATTTTTATATACTAATAATATGACACTGCACTCTTTCTTGGGCGTTCCACAAAACTATTGAACACAGGTTACTGCCCATTCTTCTTCATGAAATTTAACCTATAAAATATTTGACTGCTTGGTTAGCCTTTTTTCTATATACAATTTTCATGAGTGTTGCAAACATATGGCTTCGCAAACGTCTAAAATGCCGCTAAGAAAACTCTGCAGGTATCTGCATCGCAAAGTTATTTCATCAGCGAACATCCTTAAGACGAAGTCACATTTACGCGTCGGTCGATTCAAGCTCGTTATCAAAGCACAGTATTACTGCAGGCGTTCAACAGAAATGAAAACACCACAAACGCTGGCTTACAAGTGAAGGGATTCCATAGCAAAAAGCTACTCTacctagtgaaaaaaaaatgcgacgcCTTCTGTGGCATATCGCCATCGCTCGATTCCTTTGCACGCTGCCCTGACTATGTTTGTTCCCAATGGAAGTCATTCTAGGTCGAGCAAACTTATCCGTGCCGTAATAATGTGGGAAAGGGGCGATGTTTACATGGAAACCACGGGTCCGGCGAGGCAGGGTAGCACGACGACAGCGTTCAGGAGGCGCCAGTGGGCCAGTGCGTACGCCACCCACGGCATGCAAACTCCCAACAGAGGGTAGGCGAACCGGAAGGCACTCAGAACCAGCATCCGCTTCTGCGCAGGCACATACTCCAGCGCTGCAACAGAACGCGCACACATCCTTTCATCGTGGTCTCGGAATCCAACCCGACGTTTAGCACAACTAACGACTTGTAGCTTCACCTCTTGAACACGTGTCGAAAAATTCCAAGTCAAAGCGCTCAACTTTACTTGCTTTAATGACGTCACTCAAGCTTCAAAGATTTGTTAGGCATGACCAACGATATGAGTTTACGTCAATTCCCAGGGGCCTAATTCACAAAAGTGTTTCTTTCATTAGTGCTGTTTGGCGCTGATTGGCCGCCTTCCATAGTATACCATGTCCAGCAGCACTATTGGCTTCCATCTgattttacgaattgtagcatACCACCTCTTTCGGGATTACTGGCCCAGATCCTTTCCTGACGTTTCTAGGGTGAAATACCTGTTAGACAGCGTTACATTTGACTAACAACAAGCTACTCGGTGATCGTACCAGACTCAGCGCACGTTAATACAAACTGGTTTCGTATTAGGAGCTGCAGAATACATAGCAGCAGTAgccagagtaaaaaaaaaaaaaaaaaaagcacttgcgtCAGGGCCACAGCATGCACATGCGTTTCATTGTCACTCAAAAGTAAGTAGCCTTCCGAAAGGCTctacaagttttctttttttaatattccaAAATAGACAAAGCATATCGCTCAATGGGTGTGCATAATTTTTTGCGTAgttagaaaaaagaaacactttgCAAAATATATTCAAGATTTTGGAATAAGGCTCGTCTGGATAAAATAATTGAGGGAAAATTGTCAGCATTTATCGTTAATAGTGGTTACGATGCCACGTCTTGCTAATTAATTAGAGTAGTAATTTCGGGGTTTTCTTCCTCTTATTTCTCTTTCTAATTCCTACAGGAAAGGCGTCCGGAGATATTTCTATATTTTGCGAGTACGTTGTCATAGTGAGAGGAATTTTAACACAATACACTGCCCTCGCTCAACAAATAAATATGATGTAATTCTCAGAGTTTTCTTCGAGTTGCCCCGCCTTCTTGTACATCACAACATTTTGTTCAACAGTCGTTCTCGCTACTACGCGATACCGTGCCAATACCAACCCAGTCAGTTTAAGCCCAATTTGCTGGGCGtagctaaaaaaaattaaataggcTCTGGACTCACCCAGTACGAAAGGGATAATGCTGATGGAGAGGATAACACCTCCTTGGATGATCCGAGTGACCAGGAAAAGATAGAAGTCTTGCGTAAAGTAGGTGGTCACTGCGCCCACCCCTGCCAGGATGTAGATTGCAATCATCACGGGAACGCGGCCGATTCTGCCAGGAGATTGATTCACATACATGTTGACACACCGACTGAATCGTTATACGAATTCACTGCCTTAACAAAGAGAAGCTGAGTGAGGTTGACAGGTCATGTACTACATTCACAATGTGCACCTTAGATGGTAAACACGCACAGGAGCTGAACGTTGTAATTTAATTTGTTTTTGCTAGCAATCCGCAAGGAGAAACAAAACCTCACGTCAATGTGTTCTTATTTCAATGCATAATTTACTTTTATTGTGATTATTATACATGCTGGCTCCAGAAAATGGCGCCAACATCAGCAACAACAGAAATGTCAAACACAACAGAACGCAAGCGGACATGACAAAAATAATCGTGTTTTTCCGATTTTTTGTGGTGCGTCCTGTGAACATATAGCTCTCGTGAGGTATCTCAAGTAATACGATAACATTTATTACAACACTGTAGCGACTGAAGCTGACTTTAATGATAGAATAGTGTTTCCCAAGGAATGGTTTCTTCGCAGCTGTAAAGGATCACAATGAAAGACAGccttatcgaaaaaaaaaaagaagccatatGCCCCTTAACTGCCACACTCGATAATGCCATATAATTTATAGCAACACACAGATCCGAATATGGGAGAGAACATGTGCAAATGgcgttattatatatatatatatatatatatatatatatatatatatgacaaagTTTAATTCAATAGGAAAGTAAGTCTCCCGCACACGCTTGGCACAGACAAGAAAAATCGTAAGTTTACAGAGTAGACAGTTCAAACCTTATTGCACAAAAAGAAATCGACATGCATCATATGAATAAATGATATAGCAAGCCGACCTTTGCTTTTTTTAACTTATGTCttctcgtttttttgttttttgttttttttttgttttttttttgaccaaAATACCCTTCCATTTATGACATTATAGACCTGTAAACGGCAAATATTGTCACACTTATCTTGTTTTCCTTTTTGTCTGTAACCGTTTCCACCGCTTTTATCGCTATTATCATCTAATCATTCAGCGCAAAATGTGCTTGCTGTGCCGAAATTTGGTGAAGGTTGTGATCAATTCGGTAGTGAGGCAGGCGTTTCTAATCATATCGGACGTGCAGTGCTAATAGCGTGATGCAATCTCGTATCTGCAAGAGCACCAGTTCTTCTGGAATGTGCACAAAAACATGTATGTACAAATACCGGACCGACTCGAGCCATGGGATCGATGACCGCCGATCGTGCTCGCTACTATTGTTGTCACTTAGCCTCCCAGGCTTACCAGCTTTTATTTGGCGAACTTAAAATTCCGTATTATTAATTCTAGTAGTGCTTCTGCTTCTTCGCCGTCACCGCACTGCGACTTCATTGTCCCTCCGCCTCACCCTCTTCCCAAGCTTTGAGGTAAACAATTCATCGTGTAATTTTCCAGCAGGTCATCCGCTGGAATTGAGATCAAATGCTACTGACAGCCACGAAGACGAACAATGAGAGTCCAACTTACTTGTCGCTTATGGCGCCGATCCCAATCACCCCGATGGACATGGCCCCAAAAAAGAGCGAGTTTGAGATGTACGCTTTCCAGGTCTGGCCACACACCCAAtccatcttggaaaaaagaaaacgaaatcgTTCTCGAGTACGGTGATTGTAGTTTTTAAAAAGTTATTGACGACAAATGCttggttgttcttttttttaatgctggcACTATTTTTTTGAACAAGTCACACATAAATTAGCGGAAATAATTCCGATCCTTTGAAATCTTTTAATCTTGGCTCTCGGTAGAGTTCTACCAATTCAAAAGCTCGAAATATTTCAATCGGCTCTTTCACCGATTCTCTAAGGATTCCTTGTGCCACTTTAAATGAACTCTTGCAGGGTCTTTAGTGTCAAATTATCAGGGTTTAAACCTcatgattgtaaaaaaaaagcatcggcTTCACCCATATCGatcacttttattttatttcttcctGTCTGTATAAACATGCATATTATCCTACTTCTAAGCAACGCAACGCTTTTTTCGCCATCATTGCACGTGTAGCGCGAGCACATTTCAAAGAACTGCGATGACTAGGCAGGCCAAAAACACTggcgtaaaaaagaaaaaaaaacttttttttgtaGTGAGCTTTTCACTTCTATAAAAGCAGTTACAACGTGAGTTGGAGTTTAAAGTTCATGGCCAGCTtttgcttgctgataatactaATTATAGTACCCACCACAAAAATTGGTAAAACCTCTTGTATATATAAAATAATACAGAAAGCAATTTATTCGGTATATTTGCGAGAAACTACCATAAGAAGAAACtaacgtagttttttttttttttcatgcggctTACATATGTTTATCGAAAtgacttttttattattattctataGAAGAAGCAACTACATAAATGCGTGTACCCTCGGCTGGTTTATGTTCACAATGCCCTGATTCTCTGCAGTGTTTTCTGATTCAGCATGAATTGTCATAAAAGGAAGATTCTAAATATTTCGCTGGATACCTCGGACACGATGGTCGGATAGATGACGGAGTGGTCGTAGTGCCAACCGAACTGGCAAGGCACAACGGGCAGCAGGTCTCTGGCGGGCAAGCTTGCATTCAGGTTCTGTCCGACCGTCCAGGGGTCGAGTGCTGTCAAGTTGAACTCGTACATGGTGCACTTGCTCCAGCTCCCGTCGGACTCGCGAGGCACACCCAAGGCTCGAGCTTCCTCGCGCGTCAAGTTGAACACATCTTCGAGTTCGGGCTGACGACACCAGTGCGGCGGCTCCAATAACGTGAAGATGTGTGCGAACAGCGGTatcactcgcatcggagccacgAACACCACGAGGTACACGATGAGCAGCCATTGGAACACGCCGAATTCACCGACAAGCTGCAGAGCCTCTTCAAACAGCATGTCTCAGATGCTGCGTTACGGAAGCGTTGTGGAGACGAGGTCGCATGTTTTGAAAGAGCGAAAAAAGGAGAGtgaagtaggcaaaaaaaaaaaagagcgggtGTAATTGAACAACAGTCCTTTTGAGGTGGCAAACGCATTCTACTGCAATGTGATTGTGTAACGCATGCCGACAGCTCCAAAACCCCGCTTCTTGCATTTACTTTCATTCGGGACAAAATGTATGACGATGCTGCAAGATTGCGCCATCCTATAGACGCCTAGCTTAATGAAAATTTTGCGAAGTCAGAAGATTTCGCGACAATGAGTCGGTAACACAGACACGCGCTCCTGATTAATCGTAAGAAACGTTCAAATTCAGGATATGCGCGAACCAAAAGTGAAACCATAACTGCCAGCGGCGCCTACTCGAGAACAAGTGCTCGAATACGTTCCGGTATTTAAGAGCTGTTTCGCCCAGAAGGCTGAAAATTTCAAATAGACAACTTGGTTGTGTCGTCTTTAGACATTTATCGATCTATTTGTCGCACCAAACCAAACCTTGGGTGTACGCAGCGTCTTAGCGCATGTCCCGCCAACCTGATTTTGATCAGTTCAGGTACTTCAGCGCATACCTAATTTTCGAAACGTACGTGATCTTGCATTGCACCACCACCGGAATGCGGCTGCCATGCAAGAGTGTCGAATGCGCGACCTCGCTCTCATTGGCGGAACTATATGGCAGAAGACTCGCCACTCCGGCTCGTGTCGTGATATGCGAAGCaacagcctttctttttttaacagataTTGCGTGGCTGAGCGATTTCCAGTTCAGTATAAGAACAGCCATGTTCACCCCTGCCTACAAAATAGTGTTAAGCAACTCATTTTTAACGGATAAGAAAATGAATTGAATCAAACGTCTCTCGAAATTTTGTACACAATCATTTATTTACCATTACTGTCTGTTCTTTATCGCGCTTGAATTGGAATTTTCACAAGAACAGCAACACTACGGATGTCAAACATGGTCTATGTTACGTTGGACTACCCCCCATGCACATGTATAGAGATAGTAGAACATATAAGGGTCTTTTAGTCAAACGTTTAATAAATTATCAGCGCAAAAAACTAATAACCTTACAGCAACCAAGTTACTTAAGGCCTCCCTTTAATGACAAAACCAATTCAAGacaatcattgtcatttttttagGATGCAAGAATCAATTTACAGAACCATTACCGAAACCTCAACTCACACTCAACAATTTCGCCATATTCTAGGCTTCTATGTAAAGTTAAAGAAAATATAGTGGGTATGATTAAAACGTGCATGCTGGCTTCTAGCCGCATACCAATCGAGGTAGCATGAAAGATCTTATTTGAACTGCTCAATGATCGCGTGTAGACAGTGCGGCGAAACCCTCTTGCGTCACAACCGTTGGTGGACTGTGCACACCTGCTTCCTCCACGTCGTTCATCAACCATTACAATCGACTTCCGGGCGAAGCCAGCCGCTCCACAGTGGCTAGTACGCACTCGCGTGCATGGCACACGGGATTTGTTCTAAGCGGTTTTGGAATGTGGACCCAAAAAGCGCAGCTGCTGTTTTCCTTGACTCCGTGAAATTGTCACGCAGCCAAGACGGCGAAAACAGCAGGACAGAGCATCACGTGTTATGCCACAAGGTTCTTCCACATGCGTGATGcttttatgtccccgttcccccctccccctgtgcagagtagcaggctagagcatgctagctcaggccgacctctctgccttccttcaaataaattatctctctcacGTGATGAAAGTGTTTCTGCTAAGAATTTTATTACAGTTTTGGTGGCGTCGTCTGCAAAGGAAGTCTCAATGGCGGCAGCATGTGCTTCGGGTCCTCCTTATTTGCTACACATATCAGAACAACGGTGCTCATTCTAGCATTTTAAGCTTCTTGAGTATATGTATGACAGCTACAGACCGGCGATGGCGACAAGATATTCTTGTGTGTGAAAAACATTGTTTATCCTCTTCAGACCATGTGTGCACCACCACGGACAGCGGCTTTCATCATTTTCAAAGCTAAAACATGAACAATAAGCTAAAATAATCGCGTGTAACGTAAAGCTAGATGCGGCACTAATATCTCTTAAGCATGTGTCATATTCCTTTGTTTCTGTTAGCAttatcatttattcctttatttctTGCTGCATAACTTGGTGAAAAGGAGTAGCTGAGGTACTCTTTACCTCAATATCT
This Dermacentor silvarum isolate Dsil-2018 chromosome 6, BIME_Dsil_1.4, whole genome shotgun sequence DNA region includes the following protein-coding sequences:
- the LOC119456491 gene encoding beta-alanine transporter, with the protein product MLFEEALQLVGEFGVFQWLLIVYLVVFVAPMRVIPLFAHIFTLLEPPHWCRQPELEDVFNLTREEARALGVPRESDGSWSKCTMYEFNLTALDPWTVGQNLNASLPARDLLPVVPCQFGWHYDHSVIYPTIVSEMDWVCGQTWKAYISNSLFFGAMSIGVIGIGAISDKIGRVPVMIAIYILAGVGAVTTYFTQDFYLFLVTRIIQGGVILSISIIPFVLALEYVPAQKRMLVLSAFRFAYPLLGVCMPWVAYALAHWRLLNAVVVLPCLAGPVVSIFIPESTRWLLSKGRTDRAKKILLSVARVNGKQVEESALDSLQLPNKTDASKRSSTTDVFRYPTLRRSFLITLFLWLMSCLTYSAGQLYAATATDDPFVMTSTTNAMDILATGLALPLADRWGRRPSMVCAYGLAALCYLGVAGFYGKSAAIFAILMVGRFALTTAYNVGYLFAAEIYPTEIRSQALSIRQAFGSLGKFLSAQVVQLAFYGRFLPLFVLGGLSCASALITLPLPETNNQRLPETLEEGEAMRELPKPWFPCLAEKKRERSGTGTRGRSMSTMSAATIDSVSPH